A window of Streptomyces gilvosporeus contains these coding sequences:
- a CDS encoding flavin-containing monooxygenase produces MAGRERERKREKEPGVGREPDGVREHVRVAVIGSGFGGLGAAVRLRREGITDFVVLERADAVGGTWRDNSYPGCACDVPSHLYSFSFAPNPEWPRNFSGQAHIRAYLERVTDTFGLRPHLRFRSEVRGLRWDGRALRWEIETARGALTADVVVSATGPLSDPKLPDVPGLDAFPGKVFHSARWDHDYDLRGKRVAMIGTGASAIQIVPAIQPDVDRLTVFQRTPPWVMPRADRRITGVERWLHTRIPATRALRRQVLWGIRELQVSAFTKRPKELGLVEALAGAHMRKVIKDPELRARLTPDYRIGCKRILLSNTWYPALARPNVDLVSAGLKEVRGSTLVASDGTETEADAIIFGTGFHVTDMPIAQRVTGAYGTTLAEEWKDGMEALRGTTAAGFPNFLTVIGPNTGLGNSSMILMIESQLNYLADFMRQLDVLGGGIALSARPEAVQGWTRMIQRRMERTVWNTGGCDSWYLDANGRNTTAWPGTTAEFRRVTRQVDLAEYEVLRPPGPDVTPVRSVAAPEEVTA; encoded by the coding sequence ATGGCCGGGCGCGAGCGGGAGCGGAAACGGGAGAAGGAGCCGGGGGTCGGGCGGGAGCCGGACGGCGTGCGGGAGCACGTGCGGGTGGCCGTGATCGGCTCGGGGTTCGGTGGGCTGGGGGCGGCCGTGCGGCTGCGCCGCGAGGGGATCACCGACTTCGTGGTGCTGGAGCGGGCCGATGCGGTGGGCGGCACCTGGCGGGACAACAGTTATCCGGGATGCGCGTGCGATGTGCCGTCCCACCTGTACTCGTTCTCCTTCGCGCCCAATCCGGAGTGGCCGCGGAACTTCTCCGGGCAGGCGCATATACGGGCGTATCTGGAGCGGGTGACGGACACGTTCGGGCTGCGGCCGCATCTGCGCTTCCGCTCCGAGGTGCGCGGTCTTCGGTGGGACGGCCGGGCGCTGCGCTGGGAGATCGAGACGGCGCGCGGGGCGCTGACCGCGGATGTGGTGGTCTCGGCCACCGGGCCGCTGTCGGACCCGAAGCTGCCCGATGTGCCGGGGCTGGACGCCTTTCCCGGCAAGGTCTTCCACTCCGCGCGCTGGGACCACGACTACGACCTGCGGGGCAAGCGGGTCGCCATGATCGGCACCGGGGCGTCGGCGATCCAGATCGTGCCGGCCATCCAGCCCGACGTCGACCGGCTCACCGTCTTCCAGCGCACACCCCCCTGGGTCATGCCGCGCGCCGACCGCAGGATCACCGGCGTGGAGCGCTGGCTGCACACCCGGATCCCCGCGACCCGGGCGCTGCGCCGCCAGGTGCTGTGGGGCATCCGCGAACTACAGGTCAGCGCGTTCACCAAGCGGCCCAAGGAGCTCGGCCTGGTCGAGGCCCTCGCCGGGGCCCATATGCGCAAGGTGATCAAGGATCCGGAGCTGCGGGCCCGGCTCACCCCCGACTACCGCATCGGCTGCAAGCGCATCCTGCTGTCCAACACCTGGTACCCGGCGCTCGCCCGGCCCAATGTGGACCTGGTGTCGGCCGGGCTGAAGGAGGTCCGCGGCAGCACGCTGGTCGCCTCGGACGGTACGGAGACCGAGGCCGACGCGATCATCTTCGGCACCGGCTTCCACGTCACCGATATGCCCATCGCCCAGCGGGTGACCGGCGCCTACGGCACCACCCTCGCCGAGGAGTGGAAGGACGGCATGGAGGCGCTGCGCGGCACCACCGCGGCCGGCTTCCCCAACTTCCTCACCGTCATCGGGCCCAACACCGGCCTCGGGAACAGCTCGATGATCCTGATGATCGAGTCCCAGCTGAACTACCTGGCCGACTTCATGCGCCAGCTCGACGTGCTGGGCGGAGGGATCGCGCTCAGCGCCCGTCCGGAGGCGGTCCAGGGCTGGACGCGGATGATCCAGCGGCGGATGGAGCGCACGGTGTGGAACACCGGCGGCTGCGACAGCTGGTACCTCGACGCCAACGGCCGCAACACGACCGCCTGGCCGGGGACGACGGCGGAGTTCCGGCGGGTGACCCGGCAGGTGGATCTGGCCGAGTACGAGGTGCTGCGGCCCCCGGGCCCGGACGTGACGCCCGTCCGGTCCGTCGCCGCCCCCGAGGAGGTGACCGCATGA
- a CDS encoding MerR family transcriptional regulator, with the protein MAELAKEAGITVRTLRFYRERKLIPPPRREGRIAWYNEHHLARLRTIGALLERGHTLGGIGELLAAFESGRDVGELLGLDAPLVPPWSEETPVRLTPEELADHFRNDITPENLTASLDIGYLAVDGDEFVHISRRLLDASTELVNKGVPLAAVLEAGRQVRAHADALADLFTTLIRTYVLTDVLPSTPADGPPAPQDVDRIADTLDTLRPLPKGVVEAELSMAMDRRIRREIEQWLRACGGEGEEGREGEPG; encoded by the coding sequence ATGGCCGAACTGGCCAAGGAGGCCGGCATCACGGTCCGCACACTGCGCTTCTACCGCGAACGCAAACTCATCCCGCCACCGCGCCGCGAAGGCCGTATCGCCTGGTACAACGAACACCACCTCGCCCGCCTGCGCACCATAGGCGCCCTCCTGGAACGCGGTCACACCCTCGGCGGCATCGGCGAACTCCTCGCCGCCTTCGAAAGCGGCCGCGACGTCGGCGAACTCCTCGGCCTGGACGCCCCCCTCGTCCCCCCGTGGTCCGAGGAGACCCCGGTCCGCCTCACCCCCGAGGAACTGGCCGACCACTTCCGCAACGACATCACCCCCGAGAACCTCACCGCCTCCCTCGACATCGGCTATCTCGCCGTCGACGGAGACGAGTTCGTCCACATCAGCCGCCGCCTGCTGGACGCCTCGACGGAACTGGTCAACAAGGGCGTCCCGCTGGCCGCCGTCCTGGAGGCCGGCCGCCAGGTCCGCGCCCACGCCGACGCCCTCGCCGACCTCTTCACCACCCTGATCCGCACCTACGTCCTCACCGACGTCCTCCCCTCCACCCCCGCCGACGGCCCTCCCGCCCCTCAGGACGTCGACCGCATCGCCGACACCCTCGACACACTCCGCCCCCTGCCCAAGGGCGTCGTCGAGGCCGAACTCTCCATGGCCATGGACCGCCGCATCCGCAGGGAGATCGAGCAGTGGCTCCGGGCGTGCGGGGGCGAGGGCGAGGAGGGCCGAGAGGGAGAGCCGGGCTGA
- a CDS encoding exodeoxyribonuclease III, whose translation MLTVTTVNVNGLRAAAKKGFVPWLAETGADVLCLQEVRAETAQLPDEVRDPEGWHTVHAPAAAKGRAGVSLYTRRRPDRVRVGFGSAEFDDSGRYVEVDLPGVTVASLYLPSGEVGTERQDEKERFLAEFLPYLIDLRTRSAADGREVVVCGDWNIAHQEADLKNWKANQKKSGFLPEERAWLTEVLAEQRGGYVDVVRALHPDTEGPYSWWSYRGRAFDNDAGWRIDYQMATPGLARRAVKAHVERAASYDQRWSDHAPVTAVFDL comes from the coding sequence GTGCTCACCGTGACGACTGTGAATGTGAACGGGCTGCGTGCCGCGGCCAAGAAGGGCTTCGTCCCGTGGCTGGCGGAGACCGGGGCCGATGTGCTCTGCCTCCAGGAGGTACGCGCCGAGACCGCGCAGCTGCCCGACGAGGTGCGTGACCCCGAGGGCTGGCACACGGTGCACGCCCCGGCCGCGGCCAAGGGCCGGGCCGGCGTCTCCCTCTACACCCGGCGTCGGCCGGACCGTGTCCGGGTGGGTTTCGGCTCGGCGGAATTCGACGACAGCGGGCGCTATGTCGAGGTCGACCTGCCCGGTGTGACCGTCGCCAGCCTCTATCTGCCCTCCGGCGAGGTCGGCACCGAGCGGCAGGACGAGAAGGAGCGCTTCCTGGCGGAGTTCCTCCCCTACCTCATCGACCTGCGCACACGCTCCGCGGCGGACGGCCGTGAGGTCGTGGTCTGCGGCGACTGGAACATCGCCCACCAGGAAGCCGACCTCAAGAACTGGAAGGCCAACCAGAAGAAGTCCGGCTTCCTCCCGGAGGAGCGCGCCTGGCTGACCGAGGTCCTGGCCGAGCAACGCGGCGGCTACGTCGACGTCGTCCGCGCCCTCCACCCGGACACCGAGGGCCCGTACTCCTGGTGGTCCTACCGCGGCCGCGCCTTCGACAACGATGCGGGGTGGCGGATCGACTACCAGATGGCCACGCCCGGTCTGGCGCGGCGGGCGGTCAAGGCGCATGTGGAGCGGGCGGCCAGCTATGACCAGAGGTGGAGCGATCATGCGCCGGTGACGGCGGTGTTCGACCTGTAG
- a CDS encoding GNAT family N-acetyltransferase, protein METRETSATRPVEIHPVRYDHPDAVTLDALVQQEYARRYGDGDVTPLDPGMFLPPHGLYLIAYEGARPLATGGWRVQEDADEGYAVGDAEIKRMFVLPEARGRGLARRILAALEADARAAGRSRMVLETGTKQPEALELYASSGYVPVRKFGLYRTYDDSRCMAKPLVTAG, encoded by the coding sequence ATGGAGACACGGGAGACATCCGCGACACGCCCCGTCGAGATACACCCCGTCCGCTACGACCACCCGGACGCGGTCACACTCGACGCGCTGGTGCAGCAGGAGTACGCCCGCCGCTACGGGGACGGCGACGTCACCCCGCTCGACCCGGGGATGTTCCTTCCTCCGCACGGCCTGTATCTGATCGCGTACGAGGGTGCCCGGCCGCTGGCCACCGGCGGATGGCGGGTGCAGGAGGACGCCGACGAGGGGTACGCGGTCGGTGACGCCGAGATCAAGCGGATGTTCGTGCTGCCGGAGGCGCGCGGGCGCGGGCTGGCCCGGCGGATCCTCGCCGCCCTGGAGGCGGATGCGCGGGCCGCGGGGCGCTCCCGCATGGTGCTGGAGACCGGCACCAAGCAGCCCGAGGCGCTGGAGCTGTACGCCTCCAGCGGCTATGTGCCGGTGCGGAAGTTCGGGCTGTACCGGACGTACGACGACAGCCGCTGCATGGCGAAGCCGCTGGTGACGGCCGGCTGA
- a CDS encoding MerR family transcriptional regulator, with amino-acid sequence MGYSVGQVAGFAGVTVRTLHHYDKAGLLSPGDRSPAGYRLYGDADLARLQQILFYRELGFPLDEIATILADPQANALDHLRARHRLLTEQIAKLQRLVEVAEQAMEVQQTGVRLTPEERFEVFGEIAFDLSYATEAQLKWRHSEGHQRSMARAATHSKEDWAQIMAEAAAWRQRLTAAFDTGEPADGERAMDLAEEHRRHISRWFTPCPTAMHGRIADDFAADPRAFALLVPPSEQRPGLAAYLRTAVHANAVRQADGTDES; translated from the coding sequence ATGGGTTATTCGGTCGGACAGGTCGCCGGCTTCGCGGGGGTCACGGTGCGCACCCTGCACCACTACGACAAGGCGGGCCTGCTCTCCCCCGGCGACCGCAGCCCGGCCGGCTACCGCCTCTACGGTGACGCCGACCTCGCCCGGCTCCAGCAGATCCTCTTCTACCGGGAACTCGGCTTCCCCCTCGACGAGATCGCCACCATCCTGGCGGACCCCCAGGCCAACGCCCTGGACCACCTGCGCGCCCGGCACCGCCTGCTGACCGAGCAGATCGCCAAGCTCCAGCGGCTGGTCGAGGTCGCCGAGCAGGCCATGGAGGTCCAGCAGACGGGTGTGCGGCTGACTCCCGAAGAACGGTTCGAGGTCTTCGGCGAGATCGCCTTCGACCTCAGCTACGCCACCGAGGCGCAGCTGAAGTGGCGGCACAGCGAGGGACATCAGCGCTCCATGGCACGGGCCGCGACGCACTCGAAGGAGGACTGGGCGCAGATCATGGCCGAGGCCGCCGCGTGGCGGCAGCGGCTGACCGCCGCCTTCGACACCGGGGAGCCGGCGGACGGCGAGCGCGCCATGGACCTCGCCGAGGAACACCGCCGGCACATCTCCCGCTGGTTCACGCCGTGCCCCACCGCCATGCACGGCCGTATCGCCGACGACTTCGCCGCCGATCCCCGTGCCTTCGCCCTGCTGGTCCCCCCGAGCGAACAGCGCCCGGGCCTCGCCGCGTACCTGCGGACGGCCGTGCACGCCAACGCCGTACGGCAGGCGGACGGGACCGACGAGAGCTGA
- a CDS encoding glycosyltransferase yields MTRILITAAGSYGDIAPYTGVGARLRAAGHEVALATHDAYAPLVRAAGLEFRSLPADPRTARPAADQEPGQEEPGQEGPAPRKPPAGGNRALMRQAAAFIHRLGDGLAEAARPDTELLLLSTTTAPLGRQIAEATGIPSLDLPLVPNAPTGDFAPVVSGGRSLGRWGNRTAGRLALRVIDRLYAEATRDLRARLGLPPASPRTVRRRTEAAAPPVLYGFSEVLVPRPADWRPGLEVVGNWWPHLSPDAQLPSVVADFLASGPPPVLIGFGSMASGEGERLSSLAVRALRRAKVRGILQSGWAHLATEREDDDLLTIGEVPHALLHPRMAAVVHHCGAGTAAAGLRAGVPTVPVPVTADQPFWAARLAALGAATAPIPFADLASPDAESRLAEALTRATTDPALRAHAARAADRLAAEDGAGAVVAAVGRLAP; encoded by the coding sequence ATGACAAGAATCCTGATCACCGCCGCCGGCTCCTACGGCGACATCGCCCCGTACACCGGCGTCGGCGCCCGCCTCCGCGCCGCTGGACACGAGGTCGCCCTCGCCACCCACGACGCCTACGCCCCCCTCGTACGGGCCGCGGGCCTGGAATTCCGCTCCCTTCCGGCCGACCCCCGCACCGCCCGCCCCGCCGCGGACCAGGAGCCCGGCCAGGAGGAGCCCGGCCAGGAGGGGCCCGCACCGCGGAAGCCCCCCGCCGGCGGCAACCGGGCCCTGATGCGCCAGGCCGCCGCCTTCATCCACCGCCTCGGCGACGGCCTCGCCGAGGCGGCCCGCCCGGACACCGAACTCCTGCTCCTCTCCACCACCACGGCCCCGCTCGGCCGCCAGATCGCCGAGGCGACGGGCATTCCGTCGCTGGACCTGCCCCTCGTCCCCAACGCCCCCACCGGCGACTTCGCCCCCGTCGTCAGCGGTGGGCGCTCCCTGGGCCGCTGGGGCAACCGCACCGCCGGCCGCCTCGCCCTGCGCGTCATCGACCGCCTCTACGCGGAGGCGACCCGCGATCTCCGGGCCCGCCTCGGACTGCCGCCCGCCTCCCCCCGTACGGTCCGCCGCCGCACCGAGGCGGCCGCCCCGCCCGTTCTGTACGGCTTCAGCGAGGTCCTGGTCCCGCGCCCCGCCGACTGGCGCCCCGGCCTGGAGGTCGTGGGGAACTGGTGGCCCCACCTCTCCCCCGACGCCCAACTCCCCTCCGTCGTAGCGGACTTCCTCGCCTCCGGTCCACCACCGGTCCTCATCGGCTTCGGCAGCATGGCGTCCGGCGAGGGCGAACGGCTGAGCTCCCTGGCCGTACGGGCGCTGCGCCGCGCCAAGGTCCGCGGCATCCTTCAGTCCGGCTGGGCACATCTGGCCACGGAACGGGAGGACGACGACCTCCTCACCATCGGCGAGGTCCCGCACGCCCTGCTCCACCCGCGGATGGCCGCGGTGGTCCACCACTGCGGGGCGGGTACCGCCGCCGCGGGCCTGCGCGCCGGGGTGCCCACCGTCCCCGTCCCCGTCACCGCCGATCAGCCCTTCTGGGCGGCCCGCCTCGCCGCCCTCGGCGCCGCAACCGCCCCGATCCCCTTCGCGGACCTCGCCTCCCCCGACGCCGAGAGCCGCCTCGCCGAAGCCCTCACCCGGGCCACCACCGACCCAGCCCTCCGCGCGCACGCCGCCCGGGCCGCCGACCGCCTCGCCGCCGAAGACGGCGCCGGCGCGGTCGTCGCAGCGGTCGGCCGCCTGGCGCCCTGA
- a CDS encoding MFS transporter — MAQPTQDANEKTTTASAQQPEPAARHRRRTMTLLTTSQMLYYFGISIDLTLTGLVGLKLAPVPALATLPFALISVGSWCATYPASAFMRRYGRKAGFVVGSGAAMLGGLASVTALYTQRFVLFCCGIACIGVYQAFAGYYRYAAADIHPPEQRGKAISTVLSGGVIAAVIGPFLATTVKDVLPVEFAGSYALVTVLALISLGVLSLLTADGPAAPTPATAGPGPEESGAPRTLKEIARQPVFLAGAVGSCVGYFVMTSLMTAAPLAAVRAGHTVHDGAQVIQWHMVGMYATAFVSGRLTRKIGAGWTLLIGGTISALGTAFAMAGPSHMNFMIALGLIGVGWNLMYVSGSALVANSYRPQERSVVQGIGEIFTLGGSAVGALSAGPVLNALGWAPMNAALLAPIAASALLTLAYLFRSRSTRRG; from the coding sequence ATGGCACAGCCCACCCAGGATGCGAACGAGAAGACCACAACGGCCTCCGCGCAGCAGCCGGAGCCCGCCGCACGGCATCGGCGGCGCACCATGACGCTGCTGACGACCAGTCAGATGCTGTACTACTTCGGCATCAGCATCGACCTGACCCTCACCGGCCTGGTCGGCCTCAAGCTCGCCCCCGTGCCCGCGCTCGCCACGCTGCCGTTCGCGCTCATCAGCGTCGGCTCCTGGTGCGCCACCTACCCCGCGTCCGCCTTCATGCGGCGCTATGGACGCAAGGCCGGCTTCGTCGTCGGCTCCGGTGCCGCGATGCTCGGCGGCCTCGCCTCGGTCACCGCCCTGTATACCCAGCGGTTCGTGCTGTTCTGCTGCGGCATCGCCTGTATCGGCGTCTACCAGGCGTTCGCCGGCTACTACCGGTACGCCGCGGCCGACATCCACCCGCCCGAGCAGCGCGGCAAGGCCATCTCGACCGTGCTGTCCGGCGGTGTGATCGCGGCGGTCATCGGGCCGTTCCTGGCGACCACCGTGAAGGACGTCCTGCCGGTCGAGTTCGCCGGCTCCTATGCGCTGGTCACCGTGCTCGCGCTGATCTCCCTCGGCGTGCTGTCGCTGCTGACGGCGGACGGTCCCGCCGCCCCGACGCCGGCCACGGCCGGACCCGGGCCCGAGGAGAGTGGCGCGCCGCGCACCCTGAAGGAGATCGCCCGGCAGCCGGTCTTCCTCGCGGGTGCCGTCGGCTCGTGCGTGGGCTATTTCGTCATGACGTCCCTGATGACCGCCGCCCCGCTGGCCGCGGTCCGCGCCGGGCACACCGTCCACGACGGCGCGCAGGTCATCCAGTGGCACATGGTCGGCATGTACGCCACCGCCTTCGTCTCCGGACGGCTCACCCGGAAGATCGGGGCGGGCTGGACGCTGCTGATCGGCGGCACGATCAGCGCGCTGGGCACGGCCTTCGCGATGGCCGGTCCGTCCCATATGAACTTCATGATCGCCCTGGGCCTGATCGGCGTGGGCTGGAACCTGATGTATGTCTCCGGCTCCGCGCTCGTCGCCAACTCCTACCGCCCGCAGGAACGTTCTGTCGTCCAGGGCATCGGGGAGATCTTCACCCTGGGCGGCTCCGCGGTCGGCGCGCTGAGCGCCGGGCCGGTGCTGAACGCCCTGGGCTGGGCGCCGATGAACGCCGCGCTGCTCGCCCCGATCGCGGCCAGCGCCCTGCTCACGCTCGCCTACCTGTTCCGCTCCCGCTCCACCCGGCGCGGATAG
- a CDS encoding L-tyrosine/L-tryptophan isonitrile synthase family protein — protein sequence MSLTSHTGALTTGPAQSAAALIGAQRALSERDLHEEQRKSQISDGHRLIRNVRRHPFALYSQGEFATKAVGLDADYWLDFVLPTLRANVSRAAAGKVDAALARARKRHAEYGTTRPGAPEVIAEALFDTKWFRTKKDHLTRAALRDRIQGVIARGEPVQLVFPVFSRKPYSPVKNRGVAPDTAELHSLARCAALAHVVDVLSPTGGRFTLLADGRKYNRACRTPDAVVEDYQSTLRDWIGELGAGEVLHVADYEEWLRNGLSADLFQARRQHYATWEKRLLTSYGELFDPEDPRSWLAGLADHDEIGSQLVHTFWSIATSANYDAFATARDEHGGWPDTARRAYAYYVASLPRRLSGHRGRPDMGLAAGAGYDVTTLHRTLRREAWQAACRYVAISLADRDLNLIRQLAPDAVKLTIHGKPGELHLVTATSKDANMTAQHSTGGYSISGGQAKPTYSYLIDREARGEIPVLIKGTPRHGGDTRHRALARLEATGQPIAYVDDAEPVLRHTLHRMLERTEV from the coding sequence ATGTCCTTGACCTCGCACACCGGTGCCTTAACGACCGGGCCCGCCCAGTCCGCGGCGGCCCTCATCGGCGCGCAGCGCGCCCTGTCGGAGCGAGATCTTCACGAGGAACAGCGCAAAAGCCAGATATCCGACGGCCACCGGCTGATCAGGAATGTGCGCCGGCATCCGTTCGCCCTCTACTCCCAGGGGGAGTTCGCCACCAAGGCGGTGGGCCTGGACGCCGACTACTGGCTGGATTTCGTCCTGCCGACGCTGCGCGCCAATGTCTCCCGCGCGGCGGCGGGCAAGGTCGACGCCGCCCTGGCCCGAGCCCGTAAGCGGCACGCCGAGTACGGGACGACCCGGCCGGGGGCGCCCGAGGTGATCGCCGAGGCGCTGTTCGACACCAAGTGGTTCCGGACCAAGAAGGACCACCTCACCCGCGCCGCACTGCGGGACCGCATACAGGGCGTGATCGCCCGCGGAGAGCCCGTCCAGCTGGTCTTCCCGGTCTTCTCCCGCAAGCCGTACTCCCCCGTCAAGAACCGCGGCGTCGCACCCGACACCGCCGAACTGCACTCGCTGGCCCGCTGCGCGGCGCTCGCGCACGTCGTCGACGTCCTCAGCCCCACCGGCGGCCGGTTCACCCTGCTCGCCGACGGCCGCAAGTACAACAGGGCCTGCCGCACCCCGGACGCGGTCGTCGAGGACTACCAGAGCACCCTGCGCGACTGGATCGGCGAGCTCGGCGCGGGCGAGGTGCTGCATGTCGCCGACTACGAGGAGTGGCTGCGCAACGGCCTGAGCGCCGACCTCTTCCAGGCCCGCCGGCAGCACTACGCCACCTGGGAGAAGCGGCTGCTGACCAGTTACGGGGAGCTGTTCGACCCGGAGGATCCGCGGTCCTGGCTGGCCGGCCTCGCCGACCACGACGAGATCGGCAGCCAGCTCGTCCACACCTTCTGGTCCATCGCCACCTCGGCCAACTACGACGCGTTCGCCACCGCGCGCGACGAGCACGGTGGCTGGCCGGACACGGCCCGGCGCGCCTACGCCTACTACGTCGCCTCGCTGCCCAGGAGGCTCTCCGGCCACCGGGGGCGTCCCGACATGGGGCTGGCCGCGGGGGCCGGATACGACGTGACGACGCTGCACCGGACGCTGCGCCGCGAAGCCTGGCAGGCCGCGTGCCGCTACGTGGCCATCTCGCTGGCCGACCGCGACCTGAACCTGATCCGCCAACTCGCCCCCGACGCCGTCAAGTTGACGATCCACGGCAAGCCCGGCGAGCTGCATCTGGTCACCGCCACCTCCAAGGACGCCAATATGACCGCCCAGCACTCCACGGGCGGCTACAGCATCTCCGGCGGACAGGCCAAGCCGACCTACAGCTACCTGATCGACCGGGAGGCCCGCGGCGAGATCCCGGTGCTCATCAAGGGCACCCCCCGGCACGGCGGCGACACGCGCCACCGGGCGCTGGCCCGGCTGGAAGCCACCGGACAGCCCATCGCCTACGTCGACGATGCCGAGCCGGTGCTCCGCCACACCCTGCACCGGATGCTGGAAAGGACCGAGGTATGA
- the gph gene encoding phosphoglycolate phosphatase (PGP is an essential enzyme in the glycolate salvage pathway in higher organisms (photorespiration in plants). Phosphoglycolate results from the oxidase activity of RubisCO in the Calvin cycle when concentrations of carbon dioxide are low relative to oxygen. This enzyme is a member of the Haloacid Dehalogenase (HAD) superfamily of aspartate-nucleophile hydrolase enzymes (PF00702).), producing the protein MNPTTTPTTSTPEATSPPPPPSPASAPASTPPIDTVVFDLDGTLVDTVADIAHAVNRALQPAGLPALTLAEVRGQVGLGGTALVRRALAKAGREAGPEEIAELQDAYLTAYAAEPVRHSTVYPGAARLLDELRGCGVRLGICTNKSGRITGELLAALDLTERVDAVVTGDTLPVRKPDPRPLRHTVELAGGTAALMVGDSTSDVRAARAARLPVACVAFGYHEDVPSLAPDAVLTDYATFFTTVRGAGIPLPAFTP; encoded by the coding sequence ATGAACCCGACCACCACACCCACCACATCCACCCCAGAGGCGACGAGCCCGCCTCCGCCCCCCTCCCCGGCCTCGGCCCCTGCCTCGACCCCGCCGATCGACACGGTCGTCTTCGATCTGGACGGCACACTCGTCGACACCGTCGCCGATATCGCCCACGCGGTGAACCGGGCGCTGCAACCGGCCGGGCTGCCCGCCCTGACCCTGGCCGAGGTACGCGGCCAGGTGGGCCTCGGCGGCACCGCCCTGGTGCGGCGGGCGCTGGCGAAGGCGGGCCGGGAAGCCGGGCCCGAAGAGATCGCCGAGCTCCAGGACGCCTACCTGACCGCCTATGCCGCCGAACCCGTCCGGCACTCCACCGTCTACCCCGGCGCCGCCCGGCTCCTGGACGAACTGCGCGGCTGCGGCGTACGCCTGGGGATCTGCACCAACAAGTCCGGCCGGATCACCGGTGAGTTGCTGGCCGCCCTGGACCTGACCGAACGCGTCGACGCCGTCGTCACCGGCGACACCCTGCCGGTCCGCAAACCGGACCCCAGGCCCCTGCGGCACACCGTCGAGCTGGCCGGTGGCACCGCCGCGCTGATGGTCGGCGACAGCACCAGCGACGTCCGCGCCGCCCGGGCCGCCCGACTCCCGGTCGCGTGCGTCGCGTTCGGCTACCACGAGGACGTGCCCTCGCTGGCCCCGGACGCGGTGCTCACGGACTACGCCACCTTCTTCACCACGGTGCGCGGCGCGGGCATCCCCCTCCCCGCCTTCACCCCCTGA
- a CDS encoding GNAT family N-acetyltransferase, which produces MVLTDGEITLRPIKVRDQRPWREVNRRNRDWLRPWEATIPPPPPGIPSPHRPTFRQMVRHLRAEAQAGRMLPFVIEYQGRLAGQLTVAGITWGSMCSGHIGYWVDKEVAGRGVMPTAVALAVDHCFHAVGLHRIEVCIRPENIPSRRVVEKLGFREEGIRPRYLHIDGAWRDHAVFALTAEEVPEGLLNRWRRRRPSTPGTPHK; this is translated from the coding sequence GTGGTCCTGACGGACGGTGAGATCACCCTCCGCCCGATAAAGGTGCGCGACCAGCGTCCCTGGCGCGAGGTCAACCGCCGCAACCGCGACTGGCTGCGCCCCTGGGAAGCCACCATCCCGCCGCCCCCGCCCGGCATTCCCTCGCCGCACCGCCCCACCTTCCGTCAGATGGTCCGGCATCTGCGCGCCGAGGCCCAGGCGGGCCGCATGCTCCCGTTCGTCATCGAATACCAGGGCCGCCTCGCCGGACAGCTCACCGTCGCCGGTATCACCTGGGGCTCCATGTGCTCGGGGCATATCGGCTACTGGGTCGACAAGGAAGTCGCCGGGCGCGGCGTCATGCCGACCGCCGTGGCGCTCGCCGTCGACCACTGCTTCCACGCCGTGGGACTGCATCGCATCGAGGTCTGTATTCGGCCGGAAAACATCCCCAGCCGGCGCGTGGTGGAGAAACTCGGCTTCCGCGAAGAAGGCATCCGCCCGCGCTATCTGCACATCGACGGCGCCTGGCGCGACCATGCGGTATTCGCGCTGACTGCGGAAGAAGTGCCCGAGGGCTTGCTCAACCGCTGGCGCCGGCGTCGCCCCAGTACACCGGGCACACCCCACAAATAA